A part of Arachis hypogaea cultivar Tifrunner chromosome 12, arahy.Tifrunner.gnm2.J5K5, whole genome shotgun sequence genomic DNA contains:
- the LOC112728194 gene encoding protein ACTIVITY OF BC1 COMPLEX KINASE 3, chloroplastic, translating into MATVSAPLVSSPKPSSSSSSSSSSYHASISFSKFTTKTNSFRPKRTITRTRSLTWLNPQQPRAALVEATPPPPPPPTSAAPPPRPPQPSVKVLALPADRADDLQAEARAMARASNATLYTPELIASRYKSRPFKVVGRTFQILSALGTFALKLFIDQRNGTLDQNKRIRAIELRTIFTRLGPTFVKLGQGLSTRPDLCPPEYLEELSELQDGLPTFPDVDAFACIEEELGLSLESIYSTISPSPIAAASLGQVYKARLKYSGKLVAVKVQRPGIEEAIGLDFYLIRGLGFLINKYVDVITTNVVALIDEFARRVFQELNYVQEGQNARRFKKLYADKQDIFVPDVFWDYTSAKVLTMEWVDGVKLNEQEAIEKQGLKVLDLVNAGIQCSLRQLLEYGYFHADPHPGNLLATPEGKLAFLDFGMMSETPEEARFAIIGHVVHLVNRDYEAMARDYYALDFLSSDVDVSPIVPALRDFFDDALNYTVSELNFKTLVDGLGNVLYQYPFNVPAYYALILRSLTVLEGLALYADPNFKVLAASYPYFAKRLLTDPNPYLRDALIELLFKDAKFRWNRLENLLAQGKKDRDFSAKEALQPVLKVLLSPDGEELRTLVIKEAVRVSEAFTIGTISSTYQALPDFMRNLVFNANANGPLAMSETELQSMIELRDQVIRVWGLLRTSNDFEPTLLLPILQVLQQPEARRLGGRVVGGITQRLAARFLQQVLRVQTSSSS; encoded by the exons ATGGCTACAGTTTCAGCACCTTTGGTTTCTTCTCCCAaaccctcttcttcttcttcttcttcttcttcttcttaccaTGCTTCCATTTCCTTCTCAAAATTCACCACAAAAACAAACTCTTTCAGACCCAAAAGAACCATAACCAGAACCAGAAGCTTAACATGGCTGAATCCACAACAACCACGTGCTGCACTCGTGGaagcaacaccaccaccaccaccaccaccaacctcAGCTGCGCCACCACCACGGCCACCACAACCATCAGTGAAGGTTCTTGCACTCCCTGCTGACCGTGCTGATGACCTTCAAGCCGAAGCAAGAGCCATGGCACGTGCTTCCAATGCCACTCTATACACCCCTGAACTCATTGCCTCCAGATACAAATCACGACCCTTCAAG GTGGTGGGAAGGACCTTTCAGATTCTGAGTGCTTTGGGTACTTTTGCGTTGAAGCTTTTCATTGACCAAAGGAATGGGACGCTTGATCAGAATAAGAGGATTCGTGCAATTGAGCTTAGGACCATATTCACTAGATTGGGACCTACTTTTGTGAAATTGGGTCAGGGATTGTCTACTAGACCTGATTTGTGTCCACCTGAGTATTTGGAAGAGCTCTCTGAACTTCAA GATGGTTTGCCGACATTTCCTGATGTGGATGCCTTTGCATGCATTGAGGAAGAATTAGGACTATCCCTCGAATCTATCTACTCGACTATATCTCCATCACCCATAGCAGCAGCCAGTTTAGGCCAAGTTTACAAGGCTCGGCTGAAGTACTCTGGGAAACTTGTTGCCGTAAAGGTGCAACGCCCTGGTATAGAGGAAGCTATTGGATTGGATTTCTACCTTATAAGAGGCCTAGGGTTTCTTATAAATAAATATGTGGATGTAATAACCACCAATGTTGTTGCACTTATTGACGAATTTGCACGGAGGGTATTTCAAGAGCTTAACTATGTGCAG GAGGGACAAAATGCAAGGAGGTTCAAAAAATTGTATGCCGACAAGCAGGATATTTTCGTCCCCGATGTTTTCTGGGACTACACAAGTGCTAAAGTACTAACAATGGAATGGGTTGATGGAGTCAAACTCAACGAGCAAGAAGCAATTGAGAAACAAGGATTAAAGGTCTTGGATTTGGTGAACGCCGGCATTCAGTGCAGCCTTAGACAACTACTTGAGTATGGATATTTCCATGCAGATCCTCATCCTGGGAATCTCTTGGCAACACCCGAGGGAAAGCTTGCTTTTCTAGATTTCGGGATGATGAGCGAGACACCAGAAGAAGCAAGATTTGCCATAATTGGTCATGTTGTTCACTTGGTTAACCGGGACTATGAGGCTATGGCTCGTGATTATTATGCTCTTGATTTCTTGTCAAGTGATGTCGATGTGTCTCCAATTGTACCGGCACTTCGCGACTTTTTCGATGATGCACTTAATTATACCGTGAGCGAGCTTAACTTCAAAACACTAGTGGATGGTCTGGGAAATGTTTTGTATCAATATCCATTTAATG TGCCGGCATACTATGCATTAATATTGAGGTCTCTCACTGTCTTAGAAGGTTTAGCCCTTTATGCTGATCCGAATTTTAAGGTGCTTGCTGCTTCATACCCATATTTTGCTAAGAGGCTCCTAACGGACCCAAATCCCTATCTAAGAGATGCTCTTATTGAGTTGCTGTTCAAGGATGCAAAATTCAG ATGGAATAGACTTGAAAACCTGCTAGCTCAAGGGAAGAAGGACCGAGATTTCTCAGCGAAAGAGGCTCTACAACCTGTTCTGAAGGTATTATTAAGTCCAGATGGTGAAGAGCTAAGGACTCTAGTAATCAAAGAGGCTGTTCGCGTATCCGAAGCTTTTACTATTGGCACTATTTCCTCAACATACCAGGCTCTTCCTGACTTTATGAGGAACCTTGTTTTCAATGCTAATGCCAATGGACCCCTTGCAATGTCAGAAACTGAATTGCAAAGTATGATAGAGCTAAGGGATCAAGTGATTAGGGTATGGGGACTTCTGAGAACCTCTAATGATTTCGAACCAACACTTTTGCTACCAATACTACAG GTCCTTCAGCAACCTGAGGCTCGCAGACTTGGGGGGCGTGTCGTGGGTGGTATCACTCAACGCCTTGCAGCACGCTTTCTCCAGCAAGTACTCCGAGTGCAAACATCATCGTCGTCGTAG